Genomic DNA from Leucobacter triazinivorans:
CTGGGCCATGCGCGTCTCCTTCGACGTCGAGCGAACCCCTTCAGTATGCGACGCGCTCGGCCGACGCGCAACGGAGCCGTACCGGCGATCCGTGGAGCGCTCGCACCGCAGGCGAGCTGCGAGCGGCGGGCTGCGAGCGGCGAGCGGCGAGCGGCGAGCGGCGAGCGGCGAGCGGCGAGCGGCGAGCGGGCATGACAGCAGGTGAGCGAGTCAGCGAGCGAACGAGCCAGCGAGTCAGCGAGCACCGCCCCTGTCGCTCACCTTGTAGGGATTTCCGTCCTGGTCGTAGGTGATCCACTCGCCCACCGGCTCACCGGCGATGAAGTGCCCCGAGCGCTTGATCGTGCCGTCGATTCGATACCACTCCCAGTATCCGACTGCCTGACCGTTCTCCATCCTCCCCTTCGACCACCGTGTGCGCCCGTTCGCGTGATACTTGATCGTCAGGCCATCGACGATCTCTTCCTTCTTGGGCGTCATCGCGATCCCCTCCAGCAGCCGGCCGACGCGTTCGAGACCAGCTCAGCACTTCGGTGCACCCTCCGCAACCCGGTCGCCTCCGGCACCGGCGGTGAGCGGCGGTGCGCCCCGGAGCATCGGTGGAAGGCCTCTGCCGGTCCGGTCTGCGAGCATCACCGGCCTAGACGTTGAAGCGCCACTCGCAGACGTCCCCGTCCTGCATCACGTAGTCCTTGCCCTCCATGCGGGCCTTGCCCTTGGCGCGTGCTTCGGCCACCGATCCCGCCTCGACGAGATCCTCGAACGAGATGATCTCGCCCTTGATGAAGCCCTTCTCGAAGTCGCCGTGGATGACCCCGGCCGCCTGCGGCGCGGTCGCCCCCTTCTTGACGGTCCAGGCGCGGGCCTCCTTCGGCCCGGCGGTGAGGTAGGTCTGCAGACCCAGCGTGTCGAAGCCGACGCGGGCCAGCTGATCGAGGCCGCTCTCCTCCTGACCGATCGAGGCCAGCAACTCCTTCGCGTCGGCGGCGTCGAGCTCGACGAGCTCGCTCTCGATCTTCGCGTCGAGGAAGATCGCCTTCGCGGGCGCGACGAGTGCGGACAGCTCGTCGAGCTTCGCCCGATCCTGCAGCACGGACTCGTCGACATTGAAGACGTAGAGGAACGGCTTCGCGGTGAGGAGGCCCAGCTCCTTGATCGGCTCGAGATCGATGCCGGCGTGCGAGAGCACCTTCCCCTCGTCGAGCGCCGCCCGCGCGGCCTTCGCGGTCTCGACGACCGACGCGTCGATCTTGCGGTTCTTCAGCTCCTTCTCGAAGCGCACGAGCGCCTTGTCGAGCGTCTGCATGTCGGCGATGATCAGCTCGGTGTTGATCGTCTCCATGTCGCCCGCCGGGTTCACGGCGCCGTCCACGTGCACGACATCGGGATCCTCGAAGCCGCGCACCACCTGCGCGATCGCGTCCGCCTCGCGGATGTTCGCCAGGAACTGGTTGCCGAGCCCCTCGCCCTCGCTCGCGCCGCGCACGATGCCGGCGATGTCGACGAAGCTGACCGGCGCCGGCAGGATCCGCTCGCTGCCGAAGATCTCGGCGAGCGTGTCGAGACGGGGATCGGGGAGGTTGACCACGCCGATGTTCGGCTCGATCGTCGCGAACGGGTAGTTCGCCGCGAGCGCGTCGTTCTGGGTGAGTGCGTTGAAGAGGGTGGACTTGCCCACGTTGGGGAGTCCTACGATGCCGATAGTCAGAGCCACGAGGATCCAGTCTACGCGACCGGCCGGGTGCAGCGGGATGGGAGCCGAGCGGACCGCCTCGAGGCGCGCGGCCTCCGATCGCACCGCTCAGGCGGTGGATCGCGGCCCAGGAGGACGTTCTCGCGAAAAATGTCCTCGAACCGGGAACTTCCTACCAGCGACTCCTCGTCACTCGCCCCTCGCCCCTCTCGCTCAGGAAGGCGGCGAGATCCCGATTCTCGTCGCCGAACCGCTGAGCGCGCGACAGAATACGGGATCTCGACGAGCTCAATGGCGCGCCGGAGCAGGAGCGCCCGCTCAGCTCGCGTCGTCGAGATCCACGACCTCGAACTCGAGCAGCTCGGCGCCCGTCGCGACGGGCTTCGGCCGGTCGCCGCCCTGCCCCTCGCCGTGCGCGTGCGCGTTCTCGCGGGAGTCCCGCCAGGCCGCGAAGTGCGCCTCGGACTCCCACTGGGTGACGACGAAGTAGCGATCCTCGCCCTGCACCGGGCGCAGCAGCTGGAAGCCCTCGAACCCCGGCGACCGGTCGACCGCGTGCTTGCGAGCGGCGAATCTGGCCTCGAGCTCGGTCCCCTTCCCCTCGGGAACGGTGATGGCGTTGATCTTCACGACGGACATGGGGCACCGGCCTTTCGCGCTGCGGCTGATTCGTGCGATGAACGTCTCCACCGTACCGCGCCCCTCCCTGCGCGCGCCGAGTGCGGGATCCCGAGCGCGGGGCGACGCCGCGCAGGGCGACGCCGCGGAGGGCGACGCCGCGAGCGCTCACTTCAGCATGCGATCGAGCGCGGCGGCGTACGAGTGCTGCGCCTGCTCACGGGCCATGTGCCCTGCGGCGCTCAGCATGCCGAGGCCGTGCATGAGCCCCCAGACGGCGAGCGCCTCCTGCTCGGAATCGAGTCCGGCCCCGGCGGCCGCGCCGAAGAGCACGCGCTCGAGCGCCTCGATGAGCGGCGCCATCGTCTCGGTCGGAGCCCCCGGGACGCAGACGGTGGGGTCGTAGACGGCTTCGAAGGCGTGCGGGCGGTCGACCGCGAAGGCGATGTAGGCCCCGCCCCCCGCCAGCAGGGCGGCCGACGGTGTCGGGGCGGCGTCGACGGCCTCGCGCACGGCCACGAGCAGATCGCCCATGCTGCGCTCGGCGAGCGTGCGCAGCAGTCCGAGTCGGTCGGTGAAGTGGTGATAGGGAGCGTTGTGGCTCACGTTCGCCGCGCGGGCCACCTCGCGCAGGCTGATCTCGTGGGCGGGGCGCGCCTCGAGCAGGTGCATCGCGGCGTCTTCGAGCGCGCGGGCGAGACTGCCGTGATGATACCCCTCGCGTGAACTTGACATGAGCAACATTGTCCCGTAACTTGACACTGCCCAGATTGATTGACGCTGTCAAGATTGGATCCCCGTGTTCTCCACCCTCGTCATCGACGCGCACCCCGACGCCGAATCGCTCTCCGCGGCCATCGCCCGCAGCTACGCCGCGGGGCACGGCAACGCCCGCCTGCTGCCGCTGCGAGATCTCTCCTTCGACCCGCACATGCGCTTCGGCTATCGCAAGCGCATGGAGATCGAACCCGATCTGCAGGACGCCCGGGAGGCGCTGCACCTCGCGAAGCGCATCGTGGTGGTGAGCCCGATGTGGTGGGGGTCGGTGCCCGCACTCCTCAAGGGCTTCTTCGACCGCGCTCTGCTGCCGAGGCAGGAGTACGTCTACTCCGATCGCGGACTTCCGCGGGGCCTGCTGCGCGGCCGATCCGGGCGCCTGTTCCTGCTCGCCGACACTCCGGCGATCGCGCTCCCCGTCATCGGCACGCACGCCGCGGCGCAGGTGGGCCGGCACACGCTGAAGTTCTGCGGGGTCCGCCCGTTTCGCACGCACCGTCTGCTCGGCGTGAAGCATCGCTCCCCCGAACAGCTGGAGCGCTGGATCGCGCAGGCCGCGCGGATCGGCGCCCGCGATCGCCGCGGCGACGATGCGCGCCCCGCGCCGCCGGCACCGCAGACAACGCCCGCGCGCCGCGCAGCGGTCACGGCGGTGAGCGCGACCGGCGCTTCCTGAGCGCGACCGGCGCTTCCTGAGCTCGGGCGGCGCTTCCTGAGCGCAGCCGGCACTGCCCGAGCGCGGCCGGCGCCGCCCGAGCCCTGTCGGAGGACGCGCCGGGGCGCCGGAGCTCTGGAGCTCCGGCGCCCCGGGGACGCTTGTCAGCGGTGTGTGCCAGTCTGGATCCGTGCCCGTCGACTTCACCGCCATAGACTTCGAGACCGCCAACAGCCACCCGTCGTCCGCCTGCGCGGTCGGTCTGGTGCGGGTGCGGGCCGGCAAGGTGGTGGATCGCGCCGAGTGGCTCATCCGGCCGCCGGCCGGCCACGCGCAGTTCCTCCCGTTCAACGTCAAGATCCACGGAATCACCGCCGACATGGTCGCCTCGGCCCGCGCGTGGGAGGAGCAGCTCGACGAACTGCGGGGGTTCATCGACGCCGACGTCGCCGTGGCGCACAACGCGAGCTTCGACATGGGCGTGATCCGGGCGGCCTGCGCCGAGACCATCACCCCGACGCCGCGGCTCAGGTACCTCTGCAGCGTGCAGGTCTCGCGCAAGACGTACGAGATCCCGTCGCACCGGCTCCCCCTGGCGGCCGAGGCCGCGGGGTACGGCGATTTCGCCCACCACGACGCACTCGCCGATGCCGAGGCCTGCGCCGCGATCATCTCCGACGCCGCACGGCGGCACGAGGTCGACGACCTCGCGCAGCTCGCGAAGAAGACCGGTCTGCGCATCCAGCAGCTCAAGGCGATCCCGCTCAAGCTGTGACGCGCGGCGCGCCGGCGCATCACGATTGTCAGTGGTTCTCGCTAGCGTGAAGCGCACCCGCCTCCCCAGAGAATTCGAGGATCATGACTGCCTTGGCCACCATTCTGCTCGCAGCCAACCTTGTGCTGCTCGTCGCCGTGCTGATCGTCGTACTCATGCGCGCGAGGCAACGCCCCGCCGGATCGGCGGATGCCCAGCTGAGACAGGTCAGCGGTGAGTTGCGGCAGGATCTCTCGGGGCAGCGGAGCGAGCTGGCTCAGCTGCTCGCAGTAGGCCAGCAGCAGTTGGACGGGCGGATCCAATCCGTGGCATCGGCGCAGGCCGCCGAGCTCTCCCGGGAGCGAGAGGCGAGGATCGCAGCCCAGAACGAGCAGCGCGAGCTGCTCGAGCGCTCACTGTCCCAACTGGCCGAGCGCCTGCACGCGAGCGCGCAATCATCGCTCCAGTCCCAGACCGACTTGAAGACCGCGGTCGAGGCCCGCTTCGACGAGATGCGCGAGGCGAACGATGCCAAACTGGAGCAGGTGCGCGTGACCGTCGGCGAGAAGCTGCAGGCGACGCTCAAGACCTCGCTCGACGAGAATGCGCACCGGATCCAGACGCTGACCGAGACGAGCACGGCCAAGCAGTCGGAGCTGCAGCAGACTCTGAGAGACGAACTCGAGAAACTGCGTCAGGGCAACGAGGCCAAGCTCGAGAAGATGCGCGAGACCGTCGACGAGAAGCTGCAGGGCACGCTTGAACGGCGTCTGGGCGAGTCGTTCAAGCTTGTCAGCGACCGTCTCGAGCAGGTGCAGAAGGGGCTCGGAGAAATGCAGACGCTCGCCTCCGATGTCGGCGGGCTCAAGCGCGTGCTCACCAATGTGAAGAATCGCGGCAGCTGGGGCGAGGTGCAGTTGTCCCGTCAGCTCGAGGACATTCTCACGAAGGATCAGTACGAGGAGAACGTCACGATCCGAACGGGATCGCGCGACAGCGTCGAGTTCGCGGTGAAGCTCCCCGGGCGCGGCGAAGACGAGGCGCCCGTGTACCTGCCGGTCGACTCCAAGTTCCCGCAGGAGGACTACGAACGACTGCTCGAGGCGCAGGAGAGCGGCGAGAAGGACGCCGTCGAGGCGGCCGTGAAGCACCTCGAGCGGGTCATCCTCGCCCAAGCGAAGCTCATCTCCGACAAATACATCGCACCGCCCCAGAGCACGGACTTCGCGATCATGTACCTCCCCACAGAAGGGCTCTTCGCCGAGGTGATCCGTCGCCCCGGCCTCATGAGCCGTCTGCAGAACGAACTGCGAGTGCTCATCACCGGCCCGACCACCCTGATGTCCCTGTTGAACAGTCTGCAGATGGGCTTCCGCACGCTCGCGATCGAGAAGCGCAGTTCGGAGGTGTGGCAGGTGCTGAGCGCCGCGAAGGCGGAATTCCAGAAATACGGCCAGGTCTGGGAGAAGTTGGAGAAGCAACTGCAGACGGCGCAGAACACGGTCCAGCAGGCCGGGGTGCGCACGCGTGCGGTCGAGCGGCGGCTCCGCTCGGTCGAAACACTCGAGGCCGTTGAAGGCTCGAGCGTGTTCGACGAGGTGCTCGGCGAACTCGACGAGGAGTCCATTCCGGAGACCGGGCCTGTCGCCGCTGACCCGCGCATCTCAGGAGACGAGTAGGCGCGTCGCAGACTCCCGCGCGGCCGGACCCGCGCGGCTCCCGCCTGGTCCCGGACCCGGATCCGCGCGGATCCCGCATCCGCCACCACTTTGCGTGCCGAGAGGCTTCCCGGGTTCCCTGGCCGCGGGCATCCGGAGTCAGCATCCGACGCACCGGCTCCCGCGGTCAGGGCCAGACGTACCCGCTCCCGCGGTCAGGGCCAGACGCACCCGCTCCCGGGGTCAGCGCCGCACGCACCCGCTCCTGGGCACGGCGAGGAGAGATGCCCCGGCCGCACCGATACCCCCGCCGCGGCGGCACCCTGGCGCCCCACGGCGGGGCACCGGATCAGATCCAGCGGTTCGGGTCCATATCGCTGATGACGTGCCGGATGGTGCCCGAGTGCGAGCGCATCACGATACTCTCGGCACGGACGAAGGGTCCGCGGCGCTGCACGCCCTCGACGAAGTCGGCGGAGGTGATCCCCGTCGCGACGAAGTAGCAGTTGTCGCTGGCCACCAGATCGTCGGCCTCGAGCACCCGGTCGAGATCATGACCGGCGTCGATCGCACGCTGCCGCTCCTCATCGTCCTTCGGCCACAGGCGTCCCTGGATCACGCCGCCGAGCGCCTTCACAGCGCAGGCGGTGATGATGCCCTCCGGCGTGCCGCCGATACCGACGCACAGATCGATGCGCGAGTCCCACCGGGCGGCGTTCACGCCTCCGGCGACATCGCCGTCCATGAGCAGGCGCGTGCCCGCACCGGCCTCGCGGATCTCGGCGATGAGCTGCTCGTGCCGCGGCCGATCCAGCACCGCGACGCGAATGTCAGACACATCCACCTTCTTGGCCTTGGCGAGGTCGCGGATGTTCGCGCCGATGGGCTTGCGGATGTCGACCACGCCCACGCCGTCGGGGCCGCAGACGAGCTTGTCCATGTAGAACACCGCCGAAGGATCGTACATGCTGCCGCGGTCGGCGACGGCGATCACCGAGAGCGCACCCGGACGGCCCTCCGCGGTGAGGCGCGTGCCGTCGATCGGATCGACCGCCACATCGCAATCGGCGCCGTGCCCGTTGCCGACCACCTCGCCGTTGTACAGCCAGGGCGCGTCGTCCTTCTCGCCCTCGCCGATCACCACCGTGCCGTTCATGTTGACCGTGGCGAGGAAGCGGCGCATGGCGTCGACCGCCGCGCCATCGGCCGCATTCTTATCGCCGCGGCCGATCCAGGGCGTCGCGCGCATCGCGGCGGCCTCGGTCGCGCGTACCAACTCCATCGCCAGGTTGCGATCCGGCTGCCATTCACCAAGCGAAACAGGTTCCGTCATATCCCCAAGCCTACCCCTAGACTGGAGTGGGACAGCGGCCGACGCCGACCCGTTTCAGACGCAAGGAGATCCGCAAGCCATGCCCGTCGCCACCCCGGAACAGTACGCAGCCATGCTCGACGCCGCCAAGACCGGGGGCTTCGCCTTCCCGGCGGTCAACGTCTCGAGCTCGCAGACCATCAACGCTGCGATCCAGGGCTTCGCCGAGGCGGGATCCGACGGCATCATCCAGGTGAGCACGGGCGGTGCCGACTACTTCTCGGGGCACACGGTCAAGAATCGCGCCCGCGGTGCCATCGCATTCGCGAAGTACGCGGAAGAGGTGGCCCAGTCGTACGACGTGACCGTCGCGCTGCACACCGACCACTGCCCGAAGGACGCGCTCGAGAGCTTCGTGCTCCCGCTGCTCGCGGCGAGCGAGGAGCGGGTCGCGCAGGGCGGCCTGCCCTACTTCCAGTCCCACATGTGGGACGGGTCGGCCGTGCCGCTCGACGAGAATCTCGACATCGCGAAGCAGCTGCTCCCGCGTCTCGCGGCGATCGGCGTGATCCTCGAGGTGGAGATCGGCGTGGTCGGCGGCGAAGAGGACGGCGTCAGCCACGAGATCAACGACCAGCTCTACACCACCCTCGAAGACGCGGAGGCCACCGTCGAGGCGCTGGGCCTCGGCGAGCAGGGCCGCTACCTCACCGCACTCACCTTCGGCAACGTGCACGGCGTCTACAAGCCGGGCAACGTGAAGCTGCGCCCCGAGCTGCTCGCCGAGATCCAGGCCGGGCTGCAGGCCAAGTACGGAACCGGAGCGAAGCCGCTCGACCTCGTGTTCCACGGCGGTTCGGGATCCACGCCCGAGGAGATCGCCGAGGCCGTGCGCAACGGGGTCATCAAGATGAACATCGACACCGACACCCAGTACGCCTACACCCGCGGAGTCGCCGACTTCCTCTTCACGAACTACGACGGCGTGCTGAAGATCGACGGCGAAGTGGGCAACAAGAAGCAGTACGACCCGCGCGCGTGGGGCAAGATCGCCGAGAACGGCATGGCCGCGCGCGTCGCACTCGCCGCCGAGCAGCTCGGTTCGGCAGGACAGTCGGTGAGCGCCTGATGTCCGAGCGACCGGAGCCCGAACAGCAGCCCGAGCAGCCCGGGCAGCCCGGGCAGCAGCCCCCGGCCCGCCCGGCGCCCGCATACGGCGAGCTGGCCCCCGAGGGCTGGGAGTGGAAGCCCCCGGCCGATCCGGCCTCAGACGCGCCCGCGGGCGTCTCGGCAGCTGCCGCCACCGGGTCGCCGTCGCCGGGATCGTCCCCCATCGCCGGTGTCCCGCACAACCTCGGCGCCGGTGGCAGCGCCGCGGCTCCGAACTCCACCCCCGCGTCGGTCCCGGCCGCCGCGCAGCGGGGCGCGGGCGAACCCGCCCCCTATCGCGCCGCCGAACCTCAGCCCGCGCCCGCGCCCGCACCCGCCCCGCAGCCCGGTGCTCCGAAGCCGCGCCTGGCCGACCGGGTGATCACGATCATCCTGCTCGTCATCGGCGCGTTCGGCGCGCTGAACTCGGCGGCGTCATTCTTCTCGCTCGAATCGCAGCTGCGGCTCACCGCCAACATGATCGGCATCGAGTCCCCGGAGGTCGCCCCCTGGGTCGGCACCCTCGGCCTGGTGAGCGGTCTCGCGATGCTGCTGCTGTACGCGGTGACGCTCATCTTCTCCATCCAGCGGATGCGCGCGCGCAAGATCGCGTTCTGGGTGCCGCTCGCCGCCGGAGCGGCGGCCGTGATCATCGCGCTGATCATCCCGATGATCGCGATGGGCGGCGCGCCCGAAATCATGCAGCAGATCGAGAACGACCCGTCGGGATCGATCGACCGCATGATGCAGTACCTGCAGGACCCGCAGTAGCCATGAGCCGCCTGTCGCGGAGCGTCGTCTCCCGCTACGCGATCGGCTCGCTCGCGACGGGAGGCTTCGCCACGCTGCCCGGCCTGGTGCTCGTCTACTACCTCACCGATTCGCTGGGCGTCACGGCGCTCGCAGCCGGCGCCATCGTGACGCTCGCGAAGGTGTGGGACGTGCTCATCGATCCGGTCATCGGCGGGCTCAGCGATCGCGCGCTCGCGCGGAGCGGATCCCGTCGCGGCCCCATGCTGCTCGGCGCCATCGGGCTGCCCATCGCCTTCGTCCTCACCTTCGCCGTGCCGAGCGGTTTCGCCCCGGCCGCGGCGGCCGCCTGGGTGCTGGTGGCGTTCGTCGCAGCGGCCACCTTCTTCAGCTTCTTCCAGGTGCCCTATATCGCGCTCCCCGCAGAACTCACGGACGGCTACAGCGAGCGCACCCGCCTCCTCACCTGGCGCGTGGTCGTGCTGACGCTCGCGATCCTGCTCTTCGGTGCCGGCGGGCCCGAACTGCGCGGCCTCTTCCCCGAGGACCCGCTGCTGGGGTATCTCGTCATGGCCGTCGGCGCCGCGATCGTGCTGGCGGCGGGCCTGTTCATCGCCGCCACAGTGGCGCCGCGCGGTGCGCCCGCGACGATCCCGTCCGGGGCGGTGGCACCGCGGCAGGGGCTGCTCGCCCACTACCGGGCCGGGGCGGCGGTGCTGCGGGAGAGCCAGCCGTTCCGCGCCCTGCTCGCGACCTTCATGCTGCAGGGACTCGCCACGGGGCTGATGCTCGCGGGCGCGCAGTTCGTCGCCGCCTGGATTCTGCGCGACGAGGGTGCAGTGACCGTGCTCTTCGCCGCACTGATCGCCCCAGCGCTGCTGGTCGCCCCGCTGTGGCGGCGGATCGCCGACCGCCTCGGCAAGGAGCGCGCCTTCAGGCTCGCGAGCCTCCTGTTCCTGCTCGCGGCCGCGGTGCTCGCCGGCATGATCTGGCTTCCCGGCTGGTGGATCGTGGGGCCCGTCGCGCTCGCCGGGGCCGCCTACGCCGGCATGCAGTCGCTGCCCATGGCGATGCTGCCCGACGTGATCGGCTTCGACGCGGCCCGAACGCGGGCGACCGATGCGACCGCGGGCCCCCGCCGCCCCGGTGCCGCCCCGCCCTCGCGGGCCGATGCCCCGGAAGGTTCGCAGCAGGGCGACAGCCGCGCCGGCGTGTTCGGCGGCGTGTGGACCGCCGGCGAGACCGCCGGGATGGCGCTCGGGGCAACGGTGCTCACCGCGGTGCTCGCCCTCACGGGCTACGTCGAATCGACGGCGGGTGCGGTGGTGCAGCAGCCGGCAGCCGCCATCACGGGGATCGCGGTGTCGTTCAGCCTGCTGCCCGCGGCGCTCATGCTGCTGAGCCTGCTCGCACTCGGCCGCTACCGTCTGCGCGAGGCGGATCTGCGGGAGCGGGGTGTGCGGCGGGAGGATCCAGGGCCGCAGGATCCGCGGGAGCAGGATCCGCGGGAGCAGCGCCCGCGGGAGCAGGATCCGCGGGAGCAGGATCCGCGGGAGCAGAGTCCGCGGGAGCAGAGTCCGCGGGAGCAGGATCCGCGGGAGCAGCGCCCGCGACCGGGGGACTCACCGTGAGCGCCGACGATCGCTCGGCGGAGATCCTCGACCGACTGAGGCGGCTCCGGGCCCGCGACGCGCCGACCCACGGGGGCCGCACACTCGCCTACGTCTACGACTCCGGGGTGGCCGAACTCGACGAGCTCGCGGCGCGGGCCGCCGAGATCGCCCGGCCGCTCAACGGCCTCGATCCCACGGCGTTCCCCTCGATCGCGGCGATGGAGCGCGACCTGATCGCATTCGCCCGGCGCGCGCTGCACGGAGACTCCCGCCGGGCGCGAGCGTTCGGCAGCGTCACCAGCGGTGGGACCGAGAGCTGCCTGCTCGCGGTGAAGACCGCGCGGGATCTCTGGCGCGCGGCGGATCCGCTCCGAGCGCGCTCGCGTCCGAGGCTCGTCGCGCCCGTCACGGCCCACGCCGCATTCCAGAAGGCCGCACGACTCTTCGATCTCGAGTGGGATCCGGTGCCGTGCGCCGCAGACGGCACCGTGAGCGCGGACGAGATGATCCGCAGGCTCTCCGCCGACGTCGCGCTCGTCGTGGTCTCGGCGCCCGCCTACCC
This window encodes:
- a CDS encoding 3'-5' exonuclease; this encodes MPVDFTAIDFETANSHPSSACAVGLVRVRAGKVVDRAEWLIRPPAGHAQFLPFNVKIHGITADMVASARAWEEQLDELRGFIDADVAVAHNASFDMGVIRAACAETITPTPRLRYLCSVQVSRKTYEIPSHRLPLAAEAAGYGDFAHHDALADAEACAAIISDAARRHEVDDLAQLAKKTGLRIQQLKAIPLKL
- the glpX gene encoding class II fructose-bisphosphatase, with translation MTEPVSLGEWQPDRNLAMELVRATEAAAMRATPWIGRGDKNAADGAAVDAMRRFLATVNMNGTVVIGEGEKDDAPWLYNGEVVGNGHGADCDVAVDPIDGTRLTAEGRPGALSVIAVADRGSMYDPSAVFYMDKLVCGPDGVGVVDIRKPIGANIRDLAKAKKVDVSDIRVAVLDRPRHEQLIAEIREAGAGTRLLMDGDVAGGVNAARWDSRIDLCVGIGGTPEGIITACAVKALGGVIQGRLWPKDDEERQRAIDAGHDLDRVLEADDLVASDNCYFVATGITSADFVEGVQRRGPFVRAESIVMRSHSGTIRHVISDMDPNRWI
- a CDS encoding DUF6264 family protein, with amino-acid sequence MSERPEPEQQPEQPGQPGQQPPARPAPAYGELAPEGWEWKPPADPASDAPAGVSAAAATGSPSPGSSPIAGVPHNLGAGGSAAAPNSTPASVPAAAQRGAGEPAPYRAAEPQPAPAPAPAPQPGAPKPRLADRVITIILLVIGAFGALNSAASFFSLESQLRLTANMIGIESPEVAPWVGTLGLVSGLAMLLLYAVTLIFSIQRMRARKIAFWVPLAAGAAAVIIALIIPMIAMGGAPEIMQQIENDPSGSIDRMMQYLQDPQ
- a CDS encoding TetR/AcrR family transcriptional regulator, translating into MSSSREGYHHGSLARALEDAAMHLLEARPAHEISLREVARAANVSHNAPYHHFTDRLGLLRTLAERSMGDLLVAVREAVDAAPTPSAALLAGGGAYIAFAVDRPHAFEAVYDPTVCVPGAPTETMAPLIEALERVLFGAAAGAGLDSEQEALAVWGLMHGLGMLSAAGHMAREQAQHSYAAALDRMLK
- a CDS encoding antibiotic biosynthesis monooxygenase family protein, with amino-acid sequence MSVVKINAITVPEGKGTELEARFAARKHAVDRSPGFEGFQLLRPVQGEDRYFVVTQWESEAHFAAWRDSRENAHAHGEGQGGDRPKPVATGAELLEFEVVDLDDAS
- the fbaA gene encoding class II fructose-bisphosphate aldolase is translated as MPVATPEQYAAMLDAAKTGGFAFPAVNVSSSQTINAAIQGFAEAGSDGIIQVSTGGADYFSGHTVKNRARGAIAFAKYAEEVAQSYDVTVALHTDHCPKDALESFVLPLLAASEERVAQGGLPYFQSHMWDGSAVPLDENLDIAKQLLPRLAAIGVILEVEIGVVGGEEDGVSHEINDQLYTTLEDAEATVEALGLGEQGRYLTALTFGNVHGVYKPGNVKLRPELLAEIQAGLQAKYGTGAKPLDLVFHGGSGSTPEEIAEAVRNGVIKMNIDTDTQYAYTRGVADFLFTNYDGVLKIDGEVGNKKQYDPRAWGKIAENGMAARVALAAEQLGSAGQSVSA
- a CDS encoding NAD(P)H-dependent oxidoreductase — its product is MFSTLVIDAHPDAESLSAAIARSYAAGHGNARLLPLRDLSFDPHMRFGYRKRMEIEPDLQDAREALHLAKRIVVVSPMWWGSVPALLKGFFDRALLPRQEYVYSDRGLPRGLLRGRSGRLFLLADTPAIALPVIGTHAAAQVGRHTLKFCGVRPFRTHRLLGVKHRSPEQLERWIAQAARIGARDRRGDDARPAPPAPQTTPARRAAVTAVSATGAS
- the rmuC gene encoding DNA recombination protein RmuC; translated protein: MTALATILLAANLVLLVAVLIVVLMRARQRPAGSADAQLRQVSGELRQDLSGQRSELAQLLAVGQQQLDGRIQSVASAQAAELSREREARIAAQNEQRELLERSLSQLAERLHASAQSSLQSQTDLKTAVEARFDEMREANDAKLEQVRVTVGEKLQATLKTSLDENAHRIQTLTETSTAKQSELQQTLRDELEKLRQGNEAKLEKMRETVDEKLQGTLERRLGESFKLVSDRLEQVQKGLGEMQTLASDVGGLKRVLTNVKNRGSWGEVQLSRQLEDILTKDQYEENVTIRTGSRDSVEFAVKLPGRGEDEAPVYLPVDSKFPQEDYERLLEAQESGEKDAVEAAVKHLERVILAQAKLISDKYIAPPQSTDFAIMYLPTEGLFAEVIRRPGLMSRLQNELRVLITGPTTLMSLLNSLQMGFRTLAIEKRSSEVWQVLSAAKAEFQKYGQVWEKLEKQLQTAQNTVQQAGVRTRAVERRLRSVETLEAVEGSSVFDEVLGELDEESIPETGPVAADPRISGDE
- a CDS encoding toxin-antitoxin system YwqK family antitoxin — translated: MTPKKEEIVDGLTIKYHANGRTRWSKGRMENGQAVGYWEWYRIDGTIKRSGHFIAGEPVGEWITYDQDGNPYKVSDRGGAR
- the ychF gene encoding redox-regulated ATPase YchF, whose translation is MALTIGIVGLPNVGKSTLFNALTQNDALAANYPFATIEPNIGVVNLPDPRLDTLAEIFGSERILPAPVSFVDIAGIVRGASEGEGLGNQFLANIREADAIAQVVRGFEDPDVVHVDGAVNPAGDMETINTELIIADMQTLDKALVRFEKELKNRKIDASVVETAKAARAALDEGKVLSHAGIDLEPIKELGLLTAKPFLYVFNVDESVLQDRAKLDELSALVAPAKAIFLDAKIESELVELDAADAKELLASIGQEESGLDQLARVGFDTLGLQTYLTAGPKEARAWTVKKGATAPQAAGVIHGDFEKGFIKGEIISFEDLVEAGSVAEARAKGKARMEGKDYVMQDGDVCEWRFNV
- a CDS encoding MFS transporter gives rise to the protein MSRLSRSVVSRYAIGSLATGGFATLPGLVLVYYLTDSLGVTALAAGAIVTLAKVWDVLIDPVIGGLSDRALARSGSRRGPMLLGAIGLPIAFVLTFAVPSGFAPAAAAAWVLVAFVAAATFFSFFQVPYIALPAELTDGYSERTRLLTWRVVVLTLAILLFGAGGPELRGLFPEDPLLGYLVMAVGAAIVLAAGLFIAATVAPRGAPATIPSGAVAPRQGLLAHYRAGAAVLRESQPFRALLATFMLQGLATGLMLAGAQFVAAWILRDEGAVTVLFAALIAPALLVAPLWRRIADRLGKERAFRLASLLFLLAAAVLAGMIWLPGWWIVGPVALAGAAYAGMQSLPMAMLPDVIGFDAARTRATDATAGPRRPGAAPPSRADAPEGSQQGDSRAGVFGGVWTAGETAGMALGATVLTAVLALTGYVESTAGAVVQQPAAAITGIAVSFSLLPAALMLLSLLALGRYRLREADLRERGVRREDPGPQDPREQDPREQRPREQDPREQDPREQSPREQSPREQDPREQRPRPGDSP